cACAAACTCTCTTAGATTGCACTACAAGGGTatactatatataaaagagtTCACAAACTCTCTTAGATTGCACTACAAGGGTATACTTAGGATTAGATTTTTTCCTatctatattttgaataaaaaatttaaatatttatgaaaatttattaaccCTTAAAACAGAAAGGACCGAATATATGCTTTTGgtttttaatcaatattttatatctattaaaatatcaaattgaatcattctcaattttattattactaaaaaaaactatgataaaaatataaaaaaacctggacttcaattcaagaatttttgttttaagagtaatttaattattttattaaattgtaaaaattgaaaatttgaaaaaacccTTAACTGTTAgttaaatagattttattttaaaagataatttaattattttattatattttaaaaatataaaaagaagagtTTTTCCTGATCAATCTAATAATGACTAATAAACTTTACGTAAAAATTATAGTATCATAAATAATTAaggcattgattttttttagaagacaaaaataaattgaatccatagtattttgtgTGTAAATTTGTGCTGAAACACTAagctatttttagttttttttttaattagggtAGTATAATATcactaaaactaaaaaagaacacATTCAGAATAGGTAGAAACATAATTGGtttgaagaaaaatagatataaaataaatctatatgacaattttgaaatgaattttatcTGACTTTAAAACAGAAAGCTGCATGAAGATGTCTTTTATGTTCCAAAACAGTAGCCATTTACTTGTTAATTTTACgaattttcctttttgtttagtTATTATTTAGAAACATTTGCTTCAGTGGATGACGGAGAAAGAGTTGGTCAGATTACAAAAACGCATTGATTTAACGAGTGAGAAGTGATGGAGAGGAGAATAACATTTCATGGTGTATTCAAGTCAGCTCTGGTAACATTCTCCGTCGTCTTCAGATCTCCTTTTTTGAACCTCTGTGTTAACTTCCCTGtgattatattgaaaaattcaCTCACCCTCTTCAATGGCTAAAACTTAGTTCTTGGCTCACACACAAACCcaatattctgaattttttatatctaacttTTGCCAAAATATTaccccttttttttgttaatttagtgggcattttttttgtcttttatttgtCTTCATTAGTATGCATTCTCTGCATGATAGAGCTTGTAAAGCATGGATAAGGTTCCTCAATTTATAAAGTTTTCCAGCCCTAAACTACAGGGAAGAAAAGGAGAGTTTTCAGGTCCTAATATTAGAGCCTTTAACTATAGAGAATTGCAGAGAAACCTGTTATTTATTCTTAGAAGTCTTTAttacattgattttcttttgaaaaatagcCTATATGGTTGAAACGTTTTAATTagtaaaattcaaattcaattgaaaGTCATAATTTAACTaggaataagaataaaaaaaacaagaaaaaaaagaaaaaaaaatcaaagcagtaGCTTTCATGCCTAGTTTGGAGCTAAAAAACCGAAAATAGATAATAGGTATAAAgttggattaaaagttatgcatATATTGATAGATTGTGCATCGGTTGGTGGCTTTGCATGCTGTTAATCAGATTAACTCTTGAGCCAGACTGGAGTCAGCGGATCACCAGTAATTATGCCAAAAAGAAGTGAACAATGCTCAAGATTGAAACTGCCAGGTGAGAAAAAGAATGATACAGCACTCTATACACCAGAATCCAAggcaaattttttaaatttcagttCCACAGGACCTGTGGTCCAAGTACGGCATGCTTTCAGTATATATAGTAGTGTATAAACTGTGATTCTGTCCATCATTACAGAACCTGTAATGCCTGTACATGCAGCCAGGCTTAGCCCAAATGCATAAGGACAACATGGCTTTCCCAGTCTATAAATTACTAGAATTTTCTTGTCACTCAATATCATGTATATCATTCAATAAGTTATCTGAGCACATCAACTCTACTATTAACATCCGATCGTTTCTCCTTGTCATCCCATAAGCCAATGGTGGAACCAAAGAAAGAAGGTTTTTCAAGTTTTGGCAGTAACAAGTCCAGGCTTTCCCTTGTATCTGAGCACATCAACTCCGTCAATCTTATCCAATTCTTCCTCCTTGTCAATATCAATATCACTGATGGGAAGCGCAGAAGGTACATTTTTTACAGTAGCTGAGTCCTCGCTTTTCCTTCTTGGGGAATTGTTGTTAGTTGTACTCAGCCCACCATCTTCTCTCAACTTGGTATCCACTGAGTTGATGTCCTGGCTCTTACTATTTTCTTCTATCTGGTTTTCCTCGCTTGCGTCCTGCAATATTTTTTGGTCTTCGGTAGTTGGTGGTGGTGCATTGGATATTACAGCGTCAGGCAAGTCAGCTGCATTGGGTGACTCTTGCTCTTGTTTCTGATTCGACTTCTGACCCTGTGTGCCAATTGCAGACTTGGCATGAGATTTTATGCTAACACCACTAGAAACACTCTTGGTTTTGCTGACAAGATGGTGAAGCCATAATAGTTGTTCAAGAATATAGGCTTCTGTTTTCTCCTTGTCCGCATGGTGGAGTGTTTCAATCTGGATTATATCAGCTGCTCCAGCAGCAGGTTTTCTGTTGGCCTCAGACCTGTACACACCACGACCAAATCTTCTTATACTCGGGCCATTCAGCTTACTTGttgttaacaaaataaattgcaaaaatGAAATTCTTAAAAACAATTGGAAGAAAGCAATGGACTCACCCGGAACTTGCCCACTCTCCAACCCAGCCAAAACCGTGATGCACTCTGTTCCgaatcaattaaaattcaaagaaaaatgttaaCAATTAGGCAATGAGACATTGAAAATTAAGGATTTAAAGCAGGAAAAGTTTCTGTTTTTGGGTAGGGAAAATAATGGCATTACATACTTGGCTGTGTTAGTGGACAGTGGAACCAGCCACTGCAGTGTCTTCTCCATCGTTTCTTTAATTTCTGTGATGGTAAGCTGGACATACAAATCACAATGAAGTAAACAACTAGAGCATCCGCATGGATGAGAAAATAAGACTTTCTACCCTCTTCTTTGAGGTGAAAAAATAGTACCTCATCTTTGACATTAAACGATTGCAGTTTGGAACGTAGAGCTGATTTTACACCAGGTGGCAAGCTCTGGTACAATGTGTCCTTACCATTTGGAGGCATGGAGCTCGATCGTGCCACCTGAGAGCATCTATTGTTAGAAGGCCTTGAACCAGTATTATAAGAATATGATTGCATATAAGAATGAGAAGAGTGTAATGAAGCAGAGAACTCGATTTTTTAATGCATGCGAACTTAAACAGTGAAATCAAGTGAGGTTCAGGGAAGGAAACTGAGAAGCAGCTGAAAAAAGTATGgtaatcaaacaaaattaaagtcAAGTCCCAAGTCATTCAGTTTGGCAGGGGCATTGAAAGTCCTCAACTCAGTCTGTGTCAGAGCGAAACAGTAGGTTGTGCATACAACTAGagtgtgtttgacagtgtggttgcgggtgttttttaaataattttttatgttaaaatatatgtcaatgatgttttttcattttttaaaaattatttttgatatcagcacatcaaaacgatccaaaacatacaaatcatattaatttttttttttaaaaaataaatttaaattttttaaaaataatgccGCAACCGCGTTCCTAAACGAGTCCTTAATGTCACATAGCAACCAATCTTGATTATGGATtgtaaaactaatatttttggtttataaAAATCACTCTCACCTTATTATATGTTTGATAATGtcatacataatatttttataaaaatattttcaattaaaaatacataaaaaatagttatattttttattttttatattattgcaTCACAATCattaaaatgcataaaaaaacatcaatttaatatcttttt
This genomic interval from Populus nigra chromosome 11, ddPopNigr1.1, whole genome shotgun sequence contains the following:
- the LOC133668284 gene encoding protein PSK SIMULATOR 1-like, with the translated sequence MPPNGKDTLYQSLPPGVKSALRSKLQSFNVKDELTITEIKETMEKTLQWLVPLSTNTAKVHHGFGWVGEWASSGSEANRKPAAGAADIIQIETLHHADKEKTEAYILEQLLWLHHLVSKTKSVSSGVSIKSHAKSAIGTQGQKSNQKQEQESPNAADLPDAVISNAPPPTTEDQKILQDASEENQIEENSKSQDINSVDTKLREDGGLSTTNNNSPRRKSEDSATVKNVPSALPISDIDIDKEEELDKIDGVDVLRYKGKPGLVTAKT